The genomic window ATCTTCAAGGGAGATTGAGCAACGGTTCCCACTACATCATCCGTCGAGTGCAACAAGGATTTCATATCTGGTGAGCCATCGATTCCATAAATTGCAATGGACTGGCTATTTCCTTGCTCCTTAATTGCAGCTAAAGCTCCTATAGCCGAGCGGTCATTTAAGGCAACCAAGGTATCAATTTCAATCCCTGATTGTAAAAAATTCTGGACAGCCGGCATGGCGATCTCCGTTTGCCCCTTGGTTTCTAGTTCCGATACAATCTGATAAGAACTGTGCCCCTCTATAGTGTCTTTAAACCCCTGAATCCGCGTATCTGCTGAGACAGTCCCTTTATGCTCCAAAAGGAGGACTCGAGCGCTAGAAGAACGTTTCATGAGCTCTTTAGCAATCATTACTCCCGCTTGGTAGTTATCAGATACAATACTTGCATCGGGCTTAAAATTTTTCAATTGGGTATCGACTGCAATGATTTTAATTCCTTGTTTTCTAGCTTTTTCAAGAGCAGTTAAAATGGACTGGCTATCCCCCTTGACCGGATTGATCACAATCACATCAACTTTTTGAGCACAAAAATCATCAATCTGCTGGCTCTGCCTTTCTTCATCCAATTCTGGATCTCGGACGCAAACAAGAGCTCCTCTTTCATCGGAAATTCGACTAATTTCCGAATGAATACTTTTATAGAACTCATTGTTCATGGTCATATAGGTTACACCAATTTTAGTCTGATCCTTGATGCCACTTGTTTGACAACGGCCAAAAATCCAAAAGAGAATACAGACCACTGGAATCAGCAGTAATATACGCTTTATCAGCCATTTCAACAATTCTTTTTTCTCTTTATTTTCCTTCAAATTTCATTCCTTTTCTGAAAACTCTGAATATATAATACTTTATTCTACTACTTTTTCAAAAAAAATGCTTGATTTTATTGTACAAGTACATTTATTTGACCTATTTTAAGAAGTAATTTCCGAACAATAAAACTAGAAACAATAGAAAAAGCTGGTCTATAAACGAACCAGCTTTTTCTATAATCAATCCTAGAAGGGAAGTTCCTCCTCTTCCAAAACCAGATCTGCTAAGTCTTGACCAGCATTATTTTCACGCATAGCACGTTGGGCGCGACTTTCCAAAAGTTGAAATCCTGTAGCAAGAACTTCGGTCACGTAGTTGGTCTGACCATTCTTCTCGAACTTACGGGTACGAAGTTCCCCATCGATAGAAATGAGACTGCCTTTAGTCGCGTAGCTAGCCAAGGTTTCAGCCAATTTCCCCCAGACAACAATATTGATGAAGTCCGCTTCACGTTCCCCATTTTGGTCCTTAAAACGACGGTTAATAGCAATCGTCGCACGAGCTACAGACTTATCATTGTTGGTTTTGTGCAATTCGGGTGTAGACGTCAAGCGTCCAATCATAATCACTTTATTATACATTTTTCATCCTCCTACTTATCTATTCGAAGGAAATCAAAAAAAGTTACAAGATTTGTAACTTTTTTAAAAATAATATTAATCTCGATGAATCATAAACCCAGTTGCTTGTTGATTAGCCATGATGGTCATATCTGTGATTTGCACACGACGAGGTTGACTGGTCACATAAACCACTGCATCAGCGATATCTTGTGCCTGTAAGGCTTCAAGCCCCTGGTAAACAGTCGCAGCCCGTGCCTCATCTCCATGGAAACGGACTTTTGAAAAATCAGTCTCTACAATTCCTGGCTGAATAGTGGTCACCTTGATATCTGTCGCAATGGTGTCAATCCGAAGCCCGTCTGAAAAAGTTTTGACTGCAGCCTTGGTTGCTGAATAGACTGCTGCACCAGCATATGCGTAAATCCCTGCAGTAGAACCCATATTGATAATATGCCCTTGATTAGCTACTACCATAGAAGGCAAGAGACAGCGTGTAACTGCCATTAAACCCTTGACATTGGTATCCAACATGGTCAACATATCCAACTCTTCATAGTCCTGATAAGGCGATAAGCCTAGAGCCAGTCCAGCATTATTGATCAAGATATCAACCTGACCTACAGTCTCTAAAATTTCCGAACAAACAGTCTTTACCATGCTCATATCTGTAACATCTAACGGAAAGGTCCAGACTTTTTGATTTGGAAATGCTTCTACAAACTCAGCTTTTAGAGCTTGGAGTCTTTCTGTTCGACGTCCTGTGAGTACAACATTCTCACCTTTTTCTAGATATGCACGCGCAATGGCTTCACCGATACCTGATGTTGCACCTGTAATGACTACATTTTTTGCCATCCTATTTTCCTCAAGCAAAGATTATAAATCACTTTTAGTAATTAAGCAGTCCAGTGTGTAGCTGGGTCAAAGGGTGTTCCAACTACCTGGTCGTCTGATAATTCAATGACACCACGTTTTTGGGGAGCATTTGGCAAGGCAAGTTCACGAGGACTACACATCATACCAAAACTCTTTTCCCCTCGAAGTTCCCCTGGAAAAATGAGATTACCTTTTGGCATCATAGCTCCAGGAAGAGCTACAATGGTTTTCAAACCGACACGCGCATTGGGAGCACCTGCAACGATCTGCACTGTCTTGTCACTTCCAACAGCCACTTGGCAGATATTGAGGTGGTCACTATCTGGATGAGCAACCATTTCTACAATCTCACCAACCACAAATTTGGGTTCCTTGTCATTGATGATTTCTTCAGCAAATCCTTCTTCTTGCAATTCTTGGTTCAAACGTGCTACTTGGTCGTCAGTTAAAAAGACTTGCCCGCGCTCAGCGATTTCAAACATACTAGAAACTTCAAAAATGTTCCAAGCGACAGTCTCACCAGTTTCTTTTAGGAAAACACGCGCTACATTACCTTTACGCTCAACATCTAGTTTGTCATCTCCACTGTTTTTCACGATGACCATAAGGACATCGCCGACATGTTCTTTATTATATGTAAAAATCATTCTTTTTCCTATTTCAAACTTGCTAAAAAGTCATTGATTTGCCCCTTGGTTTTACGGTCACGATTGACAAAACGTCCAATCTCCTTGTCCTTGTCTAAAACAACAAGACTTGGAATCCCGTATACATCCCAAAGTTTAGCAAGTTCCATGTACTCATCTCGGTCTACCCGTATAAAAGTGAACTCTGGATTTGTCTCTTCAATCTCTGGCAAGGCAGGATAGATATAACGGCAATCGCCACACCAATCCGCAACAAAAAGGAAGACCTTCTTGCCATCCTGCTCTACTAGATTTGCTAATTCTTCTATATTTTTAGGAGAAATCATAAGGCTTCCTCCTCGTAGATGAGATCTTCATCTTCATAGACAAAGGTATAGTGACGACCATCTTCAAAAATGACACCACCAACAAGACGTTCTAGGCTACTTTCGTATACTTGGACATAGAGAGTCCCAATCTCACCCATTTCTGAGAAATAGTCACGCACAATAGCAGTTAACTCTTCCTGTGTCTTCATAAGTTTGTGATCATCAGCTACTTTCTTAGCACCAAAGGCAAGTGCTCCAAGCCCTGCCACTACTAAACCTGTTTTAATAATATTTTTCGTTTTCATGCTAACATTGTAACACAAAAAGGCTCAAGGAACAATGAAAAAGAGAGTGGGACAGAAATCGGTAATTCGTTAGAATTCGATTTCGTCGTCCCACCTCCGCACAGTTGAGTAGGGCTGTAAAAGCTGATGAAATCAGCGTAGTAGAGCCCACTCAACCACTGCGTCTTGCTCGACAATCCAAAGACAATTGAGAGGCTAGGACTTTTGTCCCAGCCTCCTTTCCAATTTCTAAACATTAATAATTTCTCTCGCCAAATAAACCTTCTGGTAAATCATGGAATCCCTTGCCTGCCTTGAAGTTTTCAAATTTACCTAGTAAGAACTGGTAGGCATCCAAGCGACTCTCGTAGCGAATCATGGCATCTTTAGCGCGCTCATCTTGATCTTCTTCATAGACCTTTTGACTTTCCTTAAGAGCCATATCGTTGATCATAATCTGGGTATTAACCCAGGCTTCAAATTCCTTCATAAATTCTTGCTCGTAACTCATTTTTTCTCCTTATTCTAATCCACGGAAATAGTCCGTGTCAATCTCACGGTAGGGTTGGATGTCCTGAACATATTCCAAGACTCCTTGAAACTCCCCTGCTTGATCGTGGACAGCTGCGTAAGTGACATGGACAAACTTTCCACGTGATTCTGACTTGAACCACATCTCGTACTTGTCCTTTTTCCCTTCACGAATGCCTTGCATAATCGCTTTGACTTTCTCCAAATATTTTGGTGGATGGCATAGTTCGACATTTCGTCCAACTTGAGACGGTGTCCGCTTGAAAATCATTTCATCTGCTGGAGTATTGTCATTATAATACTGGAAAATATCATCCTTATTAACAAAGGTAATCTCCATCGGCAAATGATTAAGGATAAGATTCGCCTGTTCAACTGAGAGATAGCCATTGCCAAAAGCCTGCTGGCTATTGCGATCTAGCACCGTTTCCTTTTCCTTTGGTGTAAAGGTGATTGTAAACTGACCTTCTGGTGTATCGATCACTTGCTGAACTTGTCCATCTACAGTTTCTGACTGAGTTGGTTCTTCTACACTTTTTTCCTCAACAAAATGTTGACGTTCAGGAACCCATTTCTCAGACGGACGGATAATAGCATATCCATAGGCATCACTTTCCTCAGCAATCTGAATCCAGTCATCCTGGGTAAAGGATTCAAGCAGAATCATGAGAAGGATTGATTCTTCCTTAAAAATCATACTTTCAAACTCTGTCGCAAAAGCTTCAAAAGCTTCCTTTACGGTGGAAATTGGCACTTCTGGGAGCGACTTAGTAGCCACTAAGGCTGTTTGAAAGAGATCCCTAATCTGATCATCCACTCCCCACATAACTTTGGGAGGTGAATCATGGCCATAACGTTCCATGATAGGAAAGAAGAGCTCTTCCTTGCGCTGGTAGTGAATATCAAATTGACCAACAAGCCCCATCTGACGTACCAAGCCTTTGCGCATCTCAACCAGCATTTCCTCATCGTCCACAGATTCATAAGTCGAGAGCAATCTACGGACCCGAATCAAAGCAGCACGGAGAGCTAGATTTTCATCCTTAAAGACACGCACAGGGTGACCAGGATGCTCGGTGTCCTCAACTTCGACACCCTTAACAGCATTCTTAAAGAGATTGGCATGCACATCACATAGCTCCATGACGTCTTCAAATGTCACACCTGAGTCCGAGTTCATCAACTCGTGCTCCATAAGGGAAATCTCAATAGCAGATACACCTGTAAAGGTCGCATCAAAGCGTTCTTGAACGGACTCTGGAGAGGCTCCATTATGCAATTCTAATAAAATATCCCGCAGAATATAAATTCGTTCATCTGTCATTAGTCTAACCCAATCACTTCGTATCCATTCGCTTCAAGCGTACGCACAATCTTATCCATAGGAGTTCCTTCAAGCTTTGAGCCTTGTTTGAGCGACACTTTTCGCCCTACAGTATTACGCATCAAGGGATTTGCAAGAGGTTTAAAACCAAGCTCAACCAAAATACCTAAAACTTCTGGATGTTTATCCACCACTTCCGCAACTGGAATTGATACATCGATTATATTGTCCATGAGAACCTCCATGAGTCTATTTCTAATCATTTAACTGTTTTTATTATACCATAAGGAATGGGATTAAAAAAACTAGCAACACCAGACTTGCTAGTCTCATCATATCAGTCAGCTTCGATTACCTCAGCCTCTTTTCGAATAATTGCCATATCATTTTGATATTGCACTTCAGAATAGTTAACTAATTTGGATAATTCTTTTTGCAATCTTTCGCCCATGGGTTTCATAGTCGCATAGGTTAATCCCCCTGAAATAACCCCACCTAGAATAGGAATCGCTTTTCCCATTCCCTTTGCCAAGCCTCTCCTTGTAAGAGTAACCCCAAAAATTTTCATAACCTTTTTTAAAATAGGGTACCAGCCTGCTTTGGCTACGGCTTTCTGAGGTACTGTGGTCATTACATGTTTAGCGACTGTAACACCACCAGAACGAAGCAAGGCACCCGCTCCGTTTACCCCAAGCATGACCCCTAGATAAAGTAATAGTGTGTTTTTAGCTTCTTCACTTAACTCATTTCGTGATGCCCAAAGATCATTAAATCCATAAATATATCCCAATTCTTGGGCTAATTTCAAGGAAAAAGCATAAAACTGAGCTACATCCGTTGGAATAGTAAGCGCCATTAGAATACCTCCAGGTAGACCTGCTAGAACAGATGTTCCACTTGCTCGTAAAACATTATCCTTTATGCAGGACCTGGCTACCCTATCTAAGGTTTCCTGGGGTAATAATGAAGGAGGACCTTGTTCTAACAATTTGGCAATATCCTTCTTATCTAATTCTTTAGAGAACTTCTCCACTAAAAATTTTTCTCTATTTACTTTCACGACAGGAAGCTTTACAACTTGTTGTAAAACTTTTATAGCTATATCTTGTTTAGCCATCTATATCTCCATTTTATATTCAAGTTAAGCTTTATCATATCATACTATTAGAGATTTATACATTTTTTTAACCGACTTTTAAGAAGGGCAACTAATTAATCTATCATCATGTTTAAAGTAACAAAAAAGAGGGATTCCCCCTCTTTTTCTTAATTCTTATCCAGATTGCGTAACATTTCGTCAATCTTGTTTCCATACTCGATAGATTCGTCTTTGACGAAGGTCAAGTCTGGAATTTTATACAATTTCAAATTGTGACCAAGCTCACGTTTGATAGTTCCGGTTGCTTTTTCAAGCCCAATTTGGGCCTTTTGATTATCTGAAGCAAGATTACTCAAAATTGTGTAGTAAACCTTAGCTACAGACAAGTCCCCAAGCATCTGAACATCTGTGATGGTCACGCCTTGGACACGCGGATCACGGACTTTCTTTTGCAAAATCTCATTGACTTCACGCTTGATCTCCATGCCCACACGATCCGTACGGAAATGATTTGCCATGCTATTCCTTCCTCTCTATTGAACCAAAAGCTAGGCCAGCAGACCTAGCTTTTTCTAAACTTATTGATTTTCAATTCAAATTGGAACGAAGTTCAATTTGAACTCATCGGCTTCTTTCGCCGTGGTGAAAGTGATTAGGCTGATAATTCAGTTCAATCACTGGGGATTTTTGAGACTCTAGGCTCAAAAATAAGCAATGAAACCATCGGTTTGCTTGCGTCCCTCACCACCTAAGAAAGGAGCAAAAATTTTATCTCTTGATTTCTTCCATGACATAGGCTTCAATCACATCATCCATCTTGATATCATTGTAGCCATCAATCATGAGACCACCTTCACGGCCGTTTGTAACTTCTTTGACGTCATCTTTATAGTGTTTCAAACTTGCAAGTTCACCATCGTAAATAACGACACCGTCACGAATAACACGGACTTTAGAATCACGGGTAACTTTTCCGCTAGTAACCATAAATCCACCGATTGTTCCCACTTTAGATACTTTGAAGGTTTCACGGATAATCGCTTCACCGATAACTTTTTCTTCAAATTCTGGATCAAGCATACCTTTCATGGCTTCTTCCATCTCTTCGATAACCTTGTAGATGATGCTGTGGAGACGGATTTCTACATCGTCTGCTTCTGCTTGTTGACGAGCTTGTGGTGTAGGACGTACGTTGAAACCAATGATAAAGGCATTTGAAGCTTCAGCAAGAGTAACGTCAGATTCGTTGATGGCACCAACTGCTGAGTGGACGATGGTAACTTTTACACCTTCCACATCAATCTTTTGAAGGGAAGCAGCAAGGGCTTCAACTGAACCTTGTACGTCGGCTTTGATAATGACATTAACAGACTTGAGTTCACCAGCTTTAAGAGTGTCAAAGAGGTTTTCTAGGCTGACACGTTGTGTAGCTTGACGTTGCTTCATAAGAGCACGTTTAGCACGTTCTTCACCAGCTGCACGAGCAGATTTTTCATCTTCGTATACAGCAAAGTGATCACCCGCCATAGGTGCTTCATTCAAACCTGTAATAGATACTGGTGTTGATGGTCCTGCAACCTTAACACGACGTCCAAGGTCATTGGTCATGGCACGGACACGTCCGAAAG from Streptococcus sp. oral taxon 061 includes these protein-coding regions:
- a CDS encoding substrate-binding domain-containing protein; the encoded protein is MKENKEKKELLKWLIKRILLLIPVVCILFWIFGRCQTSGIKDQTKIGVTYMTMNNEFYKSIHSEISRISDERGALVCVRDPELDEERQSQQIDDFCAQKVDVIVINPVKGDSQSILTALEKARKQGIKIIAVDTQLKNFKPDASIVSDNYQAGVMIAKELMKRSSSARVLLLEHKGTVSADTRIQGFKDTIEGHSSYQIVSELETKGQTEIAMPAVQNFLQSGIEIDTLVALNDRSAIGALAAIKEQGNSQSIAIYGIDGSPDMKSLLHSTDDVVGTVAQSPLKMGDRVMEVIQDISEGKSYTKEVIIPVEMMTKENIDQFDVNGWQ
- a CDS encoding single-stranded DNA-binding protein, which encodes MYNKVIMIGRLTSTPELHKTNNDKSVARATIAINRRFKDQNGEREADFINIVVWGKLAETLASYATKGSLISIDGELRTRKFEKNGQTNYVTEVLATGFQLLESRAQRAMRENNAGQDLADLVLEEEELPF
- a CDS encoding SDR family NAD(P)-dependent oxidoreductase, translating into MAKNVVITGATSGIGEAIARAYLEKGENVVLTGRRTERLQALKAEFVEAFPNQKVWTFPLDVTDMSMVKTVCSEILETVGQVDILINNAGLALGLSPYQDYEELDMLTMLDTNVKGLMAVTRCLLPSMVVANQGHIINMGSTAGIYAYAGAAVYSATKAAVKTFSDGLRIDTIATDIKVTTIQPGIVETDFSKVRFHGDEARAATVYQGLEALQAQDIADAVVYVTSQPRRVQITDMTIMANQQATGFMIHRD
- the ytpR gene encoding YtpR family tRNA-binding protein, whose amino-acid sequence is MIFTYNKEHVGDVLMVIVKNSGDDKLDVERKGNVARVFLKETGETVAWNIFEVSSMFEIAERGQVFLTDDQVARLNQELQEEGFAEEIINDKEPKFVVGEIVEMVAHPDSDHLNICQVAVGSDKTVQIVAGAPNARVGLKTIVALPGAMMPKGNLIFPGELRGEKSFGMMCSPRELALPNAPQKRGVIELSDDQVVGTPFDPATHWTA
- a CDS encoding thioredoxin family protein gives rise to the protein MISPKNIEELANLVEQDGKKVFLFVADWCGDCRYIYPALPEIEETNPEFTFIRVDRDEYMELAKLWDVYGIPSLVVLDKDKEIGRFVNRDRKTKGQINDFLASLK
- a CDS encoding DUF4651 domain-containing protein, translated to MKTKNIIKTGLVVAGLGALAFGAKKVADDHKLMKTQEELTAIVRDYFSEMGEIGTLYVQVYESSLERLVGGVIFEDGRHYTFVYEDEDLIYEEEAL
- a CDS encoding DUF1912 family protein, which translates into the protein MSYEQEFMKEFEAWVNTQIMINDMALKESQKVYEEDQDERAKDAMIRYESRLDAYQFLLGKFENFKAGKGFHDLPEGLFGERNY
- a CDS encoding DUF438 domain-containing protein translates to MTDERIYILRDILLELHNGASPESVQERFDATFTGVSAIEISLMEHELMNSDSGVTFEDVMELCDVHANLFKNAVKGVEVEDTEHPGHPVRVFKDENLALRAALIRVRRLLSTYESVDDEEMLVEMRKGLVRQMGLVGQFDIHYQRKEELFFPIMERYGHDSPPKVMWGVDDQIRDLFQTALVATKSLPEVPISTVKEAFEAFATEFESMIFKEESILLMILLESFTQDDWIQIAEESDAYGYAIIRPSEKWVPERQHFVEEKSVEEPTQSETVDGQVQQVIDTPEGQFTITFTPKEKETVLDRNSQQAFGNGYLSVEQANLILNHLPMEITFVNKDDIFQYYNDNTPADEMIFKRTPSQVGRNVELCHPPKYLEKVKAIMQGIREGKKDKYEMWFKSESRGKFVHVTYAAVHDQAGEFQGVLEYVQDIQPYREIDTDYFRGLE
- a CDS encoding DUF1858 domain-containing protein yields the protein MDNIIDVSIPVAEVVDKHPEVLGILVELGFKPLANPLMRNTVGRKVSLKQGSKLEGTPMDKIVRTLEANGYEVIGLD
- the rbfA gene encoding 30S ribosome-binding factor RbfA, with the protein product MANHFRTDRVGMEIKREVNEILQKKVRDPRVQGVTITDVQMLGDLSVAKVYYTILSNLASDNQKAQIGLEKATGTIKRELGHNLKLYKIPDLTFVKDESIEYGNKIDEMLRNLDKN